In the genome of Salmo trutta chromosome 18, fSalTru1.1, whole genome shotgun sequence, one region contains:
- the LOC115153150 gene encoding uncharacterized protein LOC115153150 — protein sequence MSQGRTKASMVFSWQKSFAILNPWRKGKGDNVLDNEVVLTKMKLFNNFHEKLLNNADDSSSTISMSVSEQDVSEPVKGLKGNADLDNMPGQPLMESNSGYLSDIFSDSQLPMLYKFESEDSGVELPSGTNSPSTPTGSEQSFVVHSREPSYDSCNLNTPVPTPGPLLTIEQCSDTKQTEDMRDTPCTTVDSAVLECTTVESGAELNTEIERVDFHITEKDINMERAQHRALKDTAEDSDRVSEDRCENRAVTDGINSEKTRSKSQCSTGACDDMTGVNFEQRPLRKSTTSDSLEEYMEECCRLSEVHQASSNPLGSGLGYLEHICQLIEKIGQLQEHNLRLQKQICGLQKDGRLTKTKEDFFLQHCSCGMAGMAFHEQKRHSRSEFLTTSMSDTLSDLSTIPEVTHHTGLTARGESDQGGCQPLVPLWKRGLNRMSYTEGDTRSYLSDSTEGLSAPHRRLSENYTWGRVKDLVKKTKLRNQSRLGQTSTSLKRSCPQLYRPDLGPVDLPGRNRNSMIALGHQNKLDFQWP from the exons ATGAGCCAGGGGAGGACTAAAGCCAGCATGGTATTCAGCTGGCAGAAGTCCTTTGCCATCCTGAACCCCTGGAGGAAAG GGAAGGGGGACAATGTGCTGGATAATGAGGTTGTCTTGACCAAGATGAAGCTCTTCAACAACTTCCATGAGAAGCTCCTCAACAACGCTGATGATTCTTCATCCACTATCTCCATGTCAGTATCTGAGCAGGACGTCTCGGAGCCTGTCAAAGGCTTGAAGGGGAATGCTGACCTGGATAACATGCCTGGACAGCCCCTGATGGAGTCAAACTCAGGCTACCTCTCTGACATTTTCTCAGACTCTCAGCTTCCCATGCTGTACAAGTTTGAGTCGGAGGACTCTGGAGTGGAACTGCCCAGTGGAACCAACTCTCCCTCCACACCCACCGGCTCAGAGCAGAGCTTTGTGGTCCACAGCCGGGAACCCTCCTATGACTCCTGTAACCTCAATACTCCTGTCCCTACCCCAGGTCCACTCCTCACCATTGAACAGTGCTCTGACACCAAACAAACAGAGGATATGAGAGACACACCATGTACGACTGTAGACAGTGCTGTGCTGGAGTGTACTACTGTGGAGTCGGGGGCTGAACTCAACACAGAAATTGAGAGGGTAGACTTTCATATAACTGAAAAGGACATAAATATGGAGAGGGCCCAACACAGGGCCTTGAAGGACACTGCTGAGGACAGTGACCGGGTTTCAGAGGACCGGTGTGAGAACAGGGCTGTGACTGACGGGATCAACTCAGAGAAAACAAGGTCCAAGAGCCAGTGCTCTACAGGGGCCTGTGATGATATGACAGGAGTTAACTTTGAGCAGCGGCCTCTGAGGAAGAGCACGACGAGCGACAGCCTGGAGGAGTATATGGAGGAATGCTGTAGACTGAGTGAG GTCCACCAGGCCAGCTCCAACCCCCTGGGCTCCGGACTGGGCTACCTGGAGCACATCTGCCAGCTCATCGAGAAGATTGGTCAGCTCCAGGAACACAACCTCAGGCTGCAGAAGCAGATCTGTGGGCTGCAGAAGGATGGAAGGTTGACCAAGACCAAAGAG GACTTCTTCCTGCAGCACTGTAGCTGTGGAATGGCCGGCATGGCCTTCCATGAACAGAAAAGACACTCTAGGAGTGAGTTCCTGACCACCTCCATGAGCGACACCCTCTCTGACCTCTCCACCATCCCTGAGGTCACACACCACACAGGACTCACAGCCAGGGGAG aGAGTGACCAGGGTGGATGCCAGCCCCTGGTGCCCCTTTGGAAGAGGGGCCTGAATCGGATGAGCTACACAGAGGGAGATACGCGCTCCTATCTCTCTGACAGTACAGAGGGTCTCTCTGCCCCACACAGACGG CTGAGTGAGAACTACACGTGGGGTAGAGTGAAGGATCTGGTGAAGAAGACCAAGCTGAGGAACCAGAGCAGACTGGGACAAACATCCACCTCCCTGAAGAGATCCTGTCCACAGCTTTACCG CCCTGACCTGGGACCAGTGGACCTACCAGGAAGAAACAGGAACTCCATGATCGCCTTGGGCCATCAGAACAAACTGGACTTCCAGTGGCCCTGA